CGACGCCCGCCATACCGGAAGGATTGCGCAAAAACAGCGTCAGCTCCGGCGACAGCCGCACGCGGTGACGCGGCGGAGCCGCTTTGTTGACGGCAGTGGCCGTACGGGAAGAAACAGTCTCTTTCATCTCAGTTCGCCTTGATTCGGGGGTCCAGCCAGCTTTGCAGTATGTCGACCAGAATATTGGCGACGATCACCAGAAACGCCGACAGCAGCAGCACACCCAGCAGCACGTTAAAATCGCGCGCCATTACCGCCTCCAGCGCCAGCCGGCCCAGCCCCGGCCAGCTAAATACGGTTTCCACCACCGCCGCACCCAGCAGATTGCCGATGTGCATCCCGGCGACTGTCGTTACCGGCAGCAGCGCGCAGCGCAGAATATGGCGCAGCGTCACCCGCCACGGGCTCAGCCCCTTGGCATGCGCGGTGCGCACGAAATCCTGCCGGTCGATTTCCAGCATCGCCGCACGCGTCAGCCGGGCGTAAATGGCGATTAAAAAACTGCTCAGGGCGCAGACCGGGAGTGCTGCATGCTTCAACCGATCGCTAAGATAGGCCCAACCGTGCAGATCCACACCGATGGTGGCGCTGCCGCCGCTCGGCAACCAGTCAAGCCGGACCGAGAACAGAATCAGCGCCATCAGTCCAATCCAGAACCCCGGCGTGGAATAGAGCAACAGCGCCAGCAGCGACAGCAACCGATCCGGCCATTTGCCTGCCCACACCGCCATCACCGCCCCCAGGGCGATCCCGACCACGATTGCCACCAGTTGTGAAGCCAACATCAGCAACAGCGTCTGCGGCAGGCGGGACAGGATCAATTCGGTCACCGGCGCGTTGTAGCGCGGTGAAAACCCCAGACTGAAGTGCGCCAGATTGGACAGATAGTTGTACAGTTGATGCCAAACCGGCAGATCGAGCCCGAACTGCTGGCGTATCTGCGCCGTGGTTTCGGCGGTGGCGCTGCCCGCCTCGGCAGCCAGTACGTCCGCCGCGTCGCCCGGCACCAGTTGCAGCAAAAGAACACCACGATCACGATGCCGATGGCCACCGGCACCGCATGCAGCAACGTCCGCCACAGCACCCGTCGGATGCGTTCCATGTTTCTCATCACTCACCTTCTCTGCACAGGCAGCATTTACGGAGCGACCGGGAACACGTCGGCGGATACCGACGCGCTCTGGGTTCACGGGTTATTGATCCAGCCAGATTTCCGCCAGGCTGCCGTTGGCACCCTGAATATCGGTCAGTTGGTTGTGAACGCGGGTGTTGTAGATAGTCAGGCGTTTAAGCTGCAACAGATTGATGTCCGGCAGTTCCTGCGCCACGATGCGCTGGAAAGCGCGAAATTCCTCTACGCGTTTGGCCGGGTCGGTTTCCACCGCCGCCTGCTCCAGCAGCCTGTCCACCTCCGGGTTGGCGTAATGCGAACCGTTGCCGAACGCCACACCCGGTTTAAAGGCTTGCGACCAGTACAGCCGTTGCACGCCGACTGTCGGGTCTGGAACATGGAAATGGAGTGGTTGGTGAATTCAAAATCCCTATCGGTATACACGCGCTTGACGTAGGTAGCAAAATCCTGCGAGCGGATGGTGACTTCGATCCCCACTTTAGCCAGCGCAGATTTCAGGTATTCCGCCACGCGCTTGAAGCCATCACCGTACGGCATGTAGTCATGCACCAGACGAAAACGGATGCCGTCGGCCTGACGCGGAAACCCGGCCTCGTCCAGCAGTTGTTCGGCTTTCTTCACATCGAACGGGTATGGTGACGGCGCGCTGTCGTGGAACTGGGCCAGCTCCGGGGTAATCGGCGTCGGCGAGTTGACGGCGTAGCCGTACCACACCACGTTACGCAGCACGTCGCGGTTGATGCTGTGGGCGATCGCCTGCCGCACCTTCAGGTTTTTCAGGTACTGATTGTCCAGATTAAACTCAATGCGGGTCTGCGTCGGGCCGTAGCCATAACCGCCGGTTTCAATCGCCAGTCTGGGGTTTTTCTTGACGCGATCCAGCTCATTGAGCGGCACCGGCGATTCACTGCCCAGATCCAGCGCCCCGGTCTCAAAGGCGATCAGACGGGTGGCGGCGTCAGGGATGAATTTCACTACCAGACGATCCACATACGGCTTCGGCTGATCCCAGTAGTTGGGGTTGCGCTCGTACACAATGTGGCTGCCACGCACCCACTCCTTGAAGATGAACGGCCCGGTGCCTACCGGCGCTGTGTTGTAGGGGTTGGTGCGGATATCGGTGCCGTCATACAGGTGTTTGGGGACGATCGGCGCTTCGTTGGCAGAAAACGCGCTGATGAGATAAGGCGCGGGCTGCGACAGTTCCACAACGGCGGTGTAAGGGTCCGGCGTTTTCACGTCGGTGACATTGGCAAAGGTGCCCTGCCCGCGGGAATTGTATTTCTTGACCGTCAGGATGGAGAACGCCACGTCAGCGGAAGTGAAATCCTTGCCATCGTGCCATTTCACGCCCTGGCGCAGGTGGAAAGTGTACTGTTTGCCGTCCGGGCTCACCGACCAGCTGGTGGCCAGTTGTGGAGTCGGCTTCATGTTGAAGTCGTAGTTCAGCAATCCTTCGATCACCTTGGCGTTGACCTTGATAACTGACCCGCCGCTATTGACCAGCGACGTCAGCACGGGCGGTTCCGGCTCGACCAGAAAATTCAGCGTGCCACCGCGTTGGGTGCGGTTTCCGCCGCCTGGCTCGTCACGCCAAACAGCGATGCGGCCACCAGCAAGGCCGCAAAAAGCGATTTATTATTCATGGTGTTATCCCTGGATGAAATGGGTGATGCCCGGTCATTATCCGTGCCGCAAGCGCATGGTGACAGGGCAGACTCCGGCAGACGGCGGGTGTTTAACTCTGTGGGAAAATTAACCCAACGCTTGTTTGAAACAAACGTTTAATTTTGGATAAGCAATGCGGAAAAATGGATAATGCCAGACGAAAATACAGCCATCACACAGGTGTAGTGACAATAAAAGTGACAATAAAAAAGCGATTAATAATAAAAAATGACGAGGGAGTTAGATTTATGTTTCAGTAAAAACACAACACCAGATATTGTAAACAAAGCAATAAAACGAATAATAATAACCATGTACACCGGAAACATTAAATATATAAATAATTGTTTTTATTGATTAAAATTAAAACCCCCATGAGATTTACGATTCAATCACTTAACAATATAAAAGCTGGTATTAAACGTTCCTGCGAATTTGGATTGATACTGATAATACCTGCGCTCATCACGCCAGTACGCTCGCTTGATGGCAAAACAGTTGATCTGCAAGAACGCCTGCTTACCCGGCATCGTCTTAATCGGCAGGCTAACAATGAGGCCCCGCCAGTCGGGTCACCTCATTATTGATGACGTCCTGCGCATCTTGAGCGGCAGGGAATTGCTTCGGTTATGCGTTGACAACCGCCATTAACGCGCCCAGTCAGGCTTGTTCAAAATGTGGTCTTGCCAGTCCACGACCTCACTTTCGCGCACCGCAATGTAACGCACAGAAATCCGCTCCTGATGCAGGGCGTTTTTTGACCCCGCCAGCAACGGATGCCAGGGCGCGAGTCCTTTGCCTTCATGCAGGCGTCGGTACGCGCAGGTTTCAGGCAGCCAGTCAAACGACAGCAGATTCTCCCGGGTGAGCTTGATGCAGTCCGGCTCATAGTCAAACCGGTTGGCATAATGGCGACACTGGCAGCTTTTAATATTGAGCTGGTTGCAGGCGACGTTGGTAAAATAGAGCTCATCGGTGTCCTCATCAATCAGCTTGTGCAGACAGCAGCGGCCACAGCCGTCGCACAATGCTTCCCACTCGTCATCCGACATCTGCTCAAGGGTTTTGGTTTGCCAAAAGGGCATTGAATTCATAAAAATTAATTCCGGTCATCATGCAAGCAGGCCGCGTAACGCAGATGCAGCCTGCTTTTTATAGACAATAAGCGCCACCGCCGCAGACCATGCCATGCATGGAGCCACCCGGGTGACGTCAAATAACGTGGGTACTCAATGTGGCCTCATTGAGTGTGATGGTCAATACATCGCCAGCCTGCAACGGCCCGACACCCTGCGGCGTGCCGGTAAGAATAATGTCACCGGCTCGCAGCGTAAAAAAGCGGCTCATGTAGGCAATCAGCGGCAGTATCGGCGTTATCATATCGCGGGTAGTGCCGAGCTGGCGCACCTCACTATTAACAGACAACCCCAAGGTCGCCTGTTGCGGATCGCCAAATTCCGCGACGGGAATAAAACCGGAAACCGGGCAGGAACCATCAAACCCCTTGGCCTTTTCCCACGGCTGCCCGGCTTTTTTGAAACCCGCCTGAAGATCGCGCAGCGTCAAATCCAGCGCCACACCATAACCGGCGATAGCGCGGGCCACCCGCTCTTCATTCGCGTGTTTAAGCGGTGTACCAATCAACACGGCCAGTTCCACTTCGTGATGAACAGAGCCTAACGCCTTGGGGATAGCCACGGGCTGGCGCAAGTCACACAAGGCGGTTTCTGGCTTGATAAACAGCACCGGTTCAACCGGACTGGCACTGCCCATCTCACGGATATGCTCGGAATAATTACTGCCCACACACACCACTTTATTGACCGGAAAATCCAGTAACGCGCCCTGCCAGTCTCTGTGTTGATACATGTCGCTTCTCCTGACCTGTCGTTAGCAAAGGGAACCCGCTCGTGCGCGGGTGTAGTGGCGTCATCATACCGACATTACTACCTAAAAAGTAAGCCTGATTGGTACACGAAGGGTTTCTAAAATTTATCATATGATTAACGCAACGCCTGCATTGACGTCACAATAACGCCACATAGCGCCAGGAAATTATGCTCAGGCCCGAACATGGCATTATTTCATCGGACATTTCAGGATACCTGTATATAAATCAGTATATAAATAACATGAATACTGTTAATGCATCGGCTGGGTTATTTCCGATACCGCTGTATTAAAAAACAGCGGCCAACTTTGCTGGCCACGTTGAGCATTATCTGAAAGTGATTCAAATATTATTTTTTTACCGCCGAGCGTAATTCTTCCAATAAATTTTCTGGCGGCGGGGTAACTGAAGATAAAAACCCTGCTCAGCAAGTGATTGTTTTACTTTGTTAATATCTGCCGAAGCTAACGTCTTTCTGCCATCCAGTGGTAATATCATCACCAGATGCGGTTGACCGAAACTTTCCATCAAGGCGGTCGGCACGCGAGAGAAGTCGTCTTTTTTTTCGACATAAAGATACGTTTGATCGCGTTTAGAACTTCTATAGATCACACAATACATGTTTTTTACTCTGAACAAGGGGAATGGTGTCTTGCCTGTATTTTCATGTGACTATAACATGCTTAAAGTGCTCTGGAATATCATGCCTTAAATGCTACTCTGGGGATTTAAAGATGCTGAAACTGAGTCAGGACTGATGTCACACACGCCAATTGAGTTAAAAGGCAGCAACTTTACTTTATCCGTTGTCCATCTGCATGATGCGCAACCCGATGTTATCCACCAGGCCTTGCAGGAAAAAATAGAGCAGGCACCGGCGTTTCTGAAAAATGCCCCGGTGGTGGTCAATGTCGCCGCGCTGCCTGTCGATGCCGACTGGGCAAAGCTCCAGCACGCCATTACCCAAACCGGTTTGCACGTCGTTGGCGTGTGCGGATGTGAGGATGAGCAACTCCGTCAGTCCATCGCGGCGGCCGGTCTTCCGTTGTTGCGTGAAGGGAAAGACCGGCGGATTGCACCACCGCCCGCGCCAGTAGCCGCACCGGTTAAAACCCGTGTCGTCACGACGCCGGTGCGTTCGGGGCAGCAAATTTATGCCCGGGATGGCGACCTTATCGTCACCAGTCATGTCAGCGCAGGAGCTGAGGTGATCGCCGATGGCAATATCCACATTTATGGCATGATGCGCGGTCGCGCACTGGCAGGAGTCTCGGGCGATGTCAGCAGCCAAATCTTCTGCACCCAGTTGGCCGCCGAACTGGTATCCATTGCCGGTCGCTACTGGCTCAGTGATCAGATACCCAAAAATTATTTTGCAAAGGCGGCTCGCCTGAAACTCAGCCCGCCTGACCATGAACTGATTATACAACCTCTAGATTAGGCCCTTGGAAGGAATTATTTATGGCACGCATTATCGTTGTTACTTCAGGTAAAGGGGGCGTTGGCAAGACCACTTCAAGCGCGGCCATTGCTACCGGTTTAGCCCAAAAAGGCAAGAAAACGGTGGTTATCGATTTTGATATCGGCCTGCGTAACCTCGACCTTATCATGGGGTGTGAGCGCCGGGTCGTCTATGATTTTGTCAATGTCATCCAGAACGATGCCACACTCAACCAGGCGCTGATTAAAGACAAGCGCACCGAGAATCTCTACATTCTGCCTGCCTCGCAAACCCGTGATAAAGACGCCCTGACCCGTGAAGGGGTGGAAAAAGTGCTCAATGAACTCGCGGAGATGGGGTTTGAATTCATCGTGTGTGACTCCCCAGCCGGTATTGAAACCGGCGCATTGATGGCGCTCTATTTTGCGGATGAAGCGGTTATCACCACCAACCCGGAAGTGTCGTCAGTTCGGGATTCTGACCGTATTTTAGGCATATTGTCGTCGAAATCGCGGCGCGCCGAGCAAGGCGAAGACCCGATAAAAGAGCACCTGTTGCTCACCGCTATAACCCAGGGCGAGGTCAGCCGGGGCGATATGTTGAGTATGGAGGATGTGCTGGAAATTTTGCGTATCCCCCTGATAGGGGTTATCCCAGAAGATCAGTCCGTACTTCGCGCCTCCAACCAGGGTGAACCGGTCATTCTGGATAAAGAGGCTGACGCAGGCAAAGCCTATGCCGATACGGTAGACCGGCTGCTTGGCGAAGAACGGCCTTACCGTTTTATCGAGGAAGAGAAAAAAGGCTTCCTGAAACGACTCTTTGGGGGGTAAACCATGGCGTTACTCGATTTCTTTTTGTCGCGCAAAAAAACGACTGCCAATATCGCCAAGGAGCGGCTGCAAATCATTGTCGCAGAGCGTCGCCGCGGCGATAGCGAACCGCATTATCTGCCGCAGTTAAAGCGCGACATTCTCGATGTTATCTGCAAATACGTGCAGATTGACCCGGAAATGGTGACAGTTCAGCTTGAACAAAAAGGTGATGATATTTCGGTGCTGGAACTCAACGTCACCTTACCGGAGACGGATGAAGCCCCGACATCACCCTCGCCACAGGCCAAATAAACCGATGCCCGGTGTCATGCACTGAGCGTTGAGCTGACACCGCTACCTGAACGATACAGGCCCTTGCCATAACCGCAAGGGCCTGTTTACGCTGGGCCGTAGTCACGCAGTGGACTAATAATCGGCAAGTGTTGCTTTTATCGCCTCACCGAACAACCGGCCACGCCACCCTGTCAGTAATTCCGGCTCCTGCTCCTGAGGCGACAGTTTCCAGTGCCAGTTCAGCAGGCGGTTAATTTGCCGACGCGACGCCAGCAGCTCCGCGGATAACCCACTCTGTTGCGCCGCGGTTTGTACCTGCGCCTTGATAGCTTTGAACACACTTTTATAGCCCGGCTGATCAATCAAATTGTGTACTACCGGCGGATAGGCCGACTCACACAATGCAGCAGTTTCAGCCACCAGCGCCAGCAGCGTTTTACCGTGGTAGCGAATCTCCGGGCCACTTAACCCCAGCGAATCCAGCTCACCCAGTGAACCTGGCAAATAGCGGGCCACCTGCCACAAATGCTCTTCACGCACGATGAAATTCACCGCGCTGTCGCGCTCACGGGCTTTGTTCAAGCGCCAGGCCGCCAGCGTTTGCAGACAGGCCAGATGACGGCCCCGCAGTTGCCAGGCGTTACCTATCTCGCGGTAAGCCAGTTCCGGTGCCAGCACCTCCTGGCGTCGCTGGCACAATTGTGCGCACTCATTGAGTGCCGCCTCTTGCCAGCCTGCGGTGGCGATTTCCACCATCAATGTTCTGGCAACCGGCAACAGATAAAACACATCGGCAGCCGCATACTGACACTGTTTTTCCGTGAGGGGACGGGCCAGCCAATCGGTGCGGGATTCGCTTTTATCCAGCGCTACCTGACAATAATCCGCCACCAGCGACGCGAAACCGTAAGAGAGCGGTTTGCCGAGAAAGGCGGCCAGAATTTGTGTGTCAATAAACGGTGCTGGCTGGCAGCCAAACGCTTTCAGACACACCTCCAGATCCTCGCTACCGGCATGCAGGAACTTGGTCACTTGCGGGTCTTGCAACAGTGCGCGCAGTGGCGTCCAGTCGGTGATGGTCAACGGATCGATTAACGACAGGTTTTCACCGTCATACAGCTGAATCAGGCCCAGTTGCGGGTAGTAGGTACGGGTTCGTACAAATTCGGTATCCAGCGCCACGTCGGGCACCGCGCGCGCCAGCGCACAGACCGCCGACAATCCTTCATCGGTAGTAATCAACTGATAATTCAAAACAACCTTCTCTTGGTAATGCCCGGACCAGGACGACCGGGACAGAAAATAGGGGTGGGAACCGGCCATAAACCATCGGTGGCCGCCGTGATGACACTCAATGCTTATCACAAACAGACGCGCGTTATCACAAGCAAACCGCATAACACAGTGGCGCACGGTATGCGCCACCATACCCGTCATGCCTGCAACAGGCAACCATCAGGCCACCGACTGCTCATTACGCAACTCACGGCGCAGAATTTTCCCGACATTCGACTTGGGCAATTCACGGCGAAATTCAAACAGGCGCGGCACTTTATAGCCGGTCAGGCTGCGACGGCAGTGGCTGATAAGCTCATCTTGCGTTAATGAAGGGTCACGGCAGACAACAAACACTTTAACGGCTTCGCCCGTGAGTTCGCTCGGTACACCGATCGCCGCCGCTTCAGAGACTTTCGGGTGGCGCGTCACCACTTCCTCAATTTCATTGGGGTAGACGTTAAACCCGGACACCAGAATCATGTCTTTCTTCCGGTCGATAATCTTCAAAAACCCCTGCTCATCTACCGTAACAACGTCACCGGTCGCCAGCCATCCCTCTTTGAGCACCTCGCAGGTCGCCGCAGGCTGTTGCCAGTAGCCAGACATCACCTGTGGCCCGCGCACCCACAACTCGCCCGGCTCACCGGGCACGACATCCTGCCCGTCATCATTAACAATGCGCACATCCGTTGAGGGCACCGGCAGGCCGATACTGCCGCTGTAGCGCTGAAGGTCGTAGGGATTACCCGCCACCAGCGGCGAGCTTTCGGTTAACCCATAGCCTTCCAGTAAATGGCGGCCGGTCAGTTTTTCCCAGCGTTCAGCAACCGCCTGTTGCACCGCCGCACCACCGCCAACCGACAGCGTGAGCGAAGAGAAATCAAGCTGATGAAAGGCCGGGTTATTCAATAACGCATTAAAGAGTGTGTTAACGCCCGTAATGGCGCTGAAGGGATAACGGGAAAGCTCTTTGATCATCCCGGGAATATCGCGGGGGTTGGTGATAAGCAAGTTGGTGCCGCCAATTTCAATAAACAGCAGGCAATTCACCGTCAACGCAAAAATGTGATAGAGCGGTAGCGCTGTTACCACCCGCTCCTGCCCCTCTTTCAGTACCGGCCCATAGGCGGCTTTCGCCTGCATCAGGTTGGCCTGTAAATTGCGATGCGTCAGCATCGCACCTTTCGCCACGCCGGTTGTGCCGCCGGTATATTGCAAGAAGGCCAGATCCTGATTGTTCATCTGCGGTTTTAGGTAGGGCATTTTTTTACCCTGCTGAATGACCTGACGAAAAGAAATGGCATCCGGCAGATAATACTTCGGCACCAGCCGCTTGATGTACTTCACCACAAAGTTCACCAGCGTGCCTTTGGCCGCCGTCAGTTGGTCGCCCATGCGGGTAAGAATGACATGTTTAATCGGCGTGTTGTACACCACTTTTTCCAGCGTGTGGGCGAAGTTGGAGACAATCACAATCGCGGATGCACCGCAGTCTTTTAGCTGGTGCTCCAGCTCTCGTGGGGTATACAGCGGATTGACATTCACCACCACCAGCCCGGCTCTCAGCACGCCAAACAGCGCCACCGGATACTGCAACAGGTTGGGCATCATCAGCGCGACGCGCTCACCTTTTTTCAGCTTCAACTGGTGTTGCAAGTAGGCCGCAAAGGCGCGGCTGCGTTCTTCCAGCTGGCGAAAGGTCATTGCCTCGCCCATGTTGATAAAAGCGGGCCGGTCGGCATAACGTGCGACGGCATCTTCAAACAGCTCGATTAGCGAACTATAGCGATCCGGGTTAATGTCCGCCGGGACATCGGCCGGATAACGTGCTAACCAGATTTTTTCCAAAACGTCACTCCCGAGATATTTTTTAAGCGGCATCATGCATCCCAAATCCGAGTGATTTTTAACAATATTTTAACCCATATCCGTCAGGGCAAAATAAACAATCTCAAGGTTGAGAAGACGATCACTTATTTCTCAATGGTTTCTCACTAAGCCATAATATAAACGCAAAAAATAAGGCGACCGGAGCCGCCTCTGTTTTGTTGCCGGGCTGATAACAAATACGCCGCGGATTGACCGCTTTACTCCGTGACCACCGACTCAACGCGGGCGGGAGCATACCACTGATCCCATCCTGGCCCCCAGGTGCGGTGATAACGGCGATCCCACACCGGGTCATAGACACGAGGCGGCAGCATTACCTGCTGAACCACCCGCCAGCGTTTGTAACCGCGCACGTCAATCACCACATACCGATACGGCCTGTCACCAATCTTACCTTGTTCCGCACCCGCGATCGGCCCTACCACTGTGACAAGCTGATTCTTGAGCTCGACGGGTTCGAGAAAACCGCTAACGTAAGCAACAAAGCGGCCCGGCGAGGGCGAATCCAGTGTCGGTCTGCCGCCGTCATCAAGCGGCAGGCTGACGATTTCCAGCCGGGTGCGATTGGCTTCATTGCGCACCTCTGCAACCTGCCCGCCAAAACGCGACTCCTGGCCGACAAACACTTTGGGATCGGTCATCACCCGGCGCAAATCCATCTGTGGCGTTGCCGAAGTACCGCGGATCTCCTCCGGTACCGTCACGCACCCCGACACACCGA
This sequence is a window from Dickeya aquatica. Protein-coding genes within it:
- a CDS encoding fumarylacetoacetate hydrolase family protein — encoded protein: MYQHRDWQGALLDFPVNKVVCVGSNYSEHIREMGSASPVEPVLFIKPETALCDLRQPVAIPKALGSVHHEVELAVLIGTPLKHANEERVARAIAGYGVALDLTLRDLQAGFKKAGQPWEKAKGFDGSCPVSGFIPVAEFGDPQQATLGLSVNSEVRQLGTTRDMITPILPLIAYMSRFFTLRAGDIILTGTPQGVGPLQAGDVLTITLNEATLSTHVI
- the rnd gene encoding ribonuclease D, which codes for MNYQLITTDEGLSAVCALARAVPDVALDTEFVRTRTYYPQLGLIQLYDGENLSLIDPLTITDWTPLRALLQDPQVTKFLHAGSEDLEVCLKAFGCQPAPFIDTQILAAFLGKPLSYGFASLVADYCQVALDKSESRTDWLARPLTEKQCQYAAADVFYLLPVARTLMVEIATAGWQEAALNECAQLCQRRQEVLAPELAYREIGNAWQLRGRHLACLQTLAAWRLNKARERDSAVNFIVREEHLWQVARYLPGSLGELDSLGLSGPEIRYHGKTLLALVAETAALCESAYPPVVHNLIDQPGYKSVFKAIKAQVQTAAQQSGLSAELLASRRQINRLLNWHWKLSPQEQEPELLTGWRGRLFGEAIKATLADY
- the fadD gene encoding long-chain-fatty-acid--CoA ligase FadD, with the translated sequence MEKIWLARYPADVPADINPDRYSSLIELFEDAVARYADRPAFINMGEAMTFRQLEERSRAFAAYLQHQLKLKKGERVALMMPNLLQYPVALFGVLRAGLVVVNVNPLYTPRELEHQLKDCGASAIVIVSNFAHTLEKVVYNTPIKHVILTRMGDQLTAAKGTLVNFVVKYIKRLVPKYYLPDAISFRQVIQQGKKMPYLKPQMNNQDLAFLQYTGGTTGVAKGAMLTHRNLQANLMQAKAAYGPVLKEGQERVVTALPLYHIFALTVNCLLFIEIGGTNLLITNPRDIPGMIKELSRYPFSAITGVNTLFNALLNNPAFHQLDFSSLTLSVGGGAAVQQAVAERWEKLTGRHLLEGYGLTESSPLVAGNPYDLQRYSGSIGLPVPSTDVRIVNDDGQDVVPGEPGELWVRGPQVMSGYWQQPAATCEVLKEGWLATGDVVTVDEQGFLKIIDRKKDMILVSGFNVYPNEIEEVVTRHPKVSEAAAIGVPSELTGEAVKVFVVCRDPSLTQDELISHCRRSLTGYKVPRLFEFRRELPKSNVGKILRRELRNEQSVA
- the minD gene encoding septum site-determining protein MinD, with the translated sequence MARIIVVTSGKGGVGKTTSSAAIATGLAQKGKKTVVIDFDIGLRNLDLIMGCERRVVYDFVNVIQNDATLNQALIKDKRTENLYILPASQTRDKDALTREGVEKVLNELAEMGFEFIVCDSPAGIETGALMALYFADEAVITTNPEVSSVRDSDRILGILSSKSRRAEQGEDPIKEHLLLTAITQGEVSRGDMLSMEDVLEILRIPLIGVIPEDQSVLRASNQGEPVILDKEADAGKAYADTVDRLLGEERPYRFIEEEKKGFLKRLFGG
- a CDS encoding YcgN family cysteine cluster protein, yielding MNSMPFWQTKTLEQMSDDEWEALCDGCGRCCLHKLIDEDTDELYFTNVACNQLNIKSCQCRHYANRFDYEPDCIKLTRENLLSFDWLPETCAYRRLHEGKGLAPWHPLLAGSKNALHQERISVRYIAVRESEVVDWQDHILNKPDWAR
- the minE gene encoding cell division topological specificity factor MinE, with translation MALLDFFLSRKKTTANIAKERLQIIVAERRRGDSEPHYLPQLKRDILDVICKYVQIDPEMVTVQLEQKGDDISVLELNVTLPETDEAPTSPSPQAK
- the minC gene encoding septum site-determining protein MinC; translated protein: MSHTPIELKGSNFTLSVVHLHDAQPDVIHQALQEKIEQAPAFLKNAPVVVNVAALPVDADWAKLQHAITQTGLHVVGVCGCEDEQLRQSIAAAGLPLLREGKDRRIAPPPAPVAAPVKTRVVTTPVRSGQQIYARDGDLIVTSHVSAGAEVIADGNIHIYGMMRGRALAGVSGDVSSQIFCTQLAAELVSIAGRYWLSDQIPKNYFAKAARLKLSPPDHELIIQPLD
- a CDS encoding Slp family lipoprotein; translation: MLNRFSHKRLGRRSKAIAYAVLVLSVLGVSGCVTVPEEIRGTSATPQMDLRRVMTDPKVFVGQESRFGGQVAEVRNEANRTRLEIVSLPLDDGGRPTLDSPSPGRFVAYVSGFLEPVELKNQLVTVVGPIAGAEQGKIGDRPYRYVVIDVRGYKRWRVVQQVMLPPRVYDPVWDRRYHRTWGPGWDQWYAPARVESVVTE